In the Bacteroidota bacterium genome, TTAACACTTTTTGCCGCCTCTCTAATTAAGCCTTCACTTGATATAAACTCGGTATACATAAGGTCTGCACCATGATCTTTGCAAACCGCACGAAAAGGCGGATCGCTTACATCTTCCATGGGGGCAAGCAATAGCGGAAAATCGCCGAGTTGTATGTTACCGATACGTATCAAGGAATTAATCTTAATTTTGGGCTGCAAATTTACGTTTTTATTTTTATGGATACATCACTCCTATTGGGCAATCGCCATCCACTTTCACAGCTGCTCATTTTTTTGGGAATTGCTTTGTTGTCGGTTTCTATTTTTTCATTTATTCCTTTTTTACTTGCTCAACCCTTATTTGGCATCGATGCTTTGCACGATCAAGATTTATTTTCGAACCATACTACTCCGGCTTCCATTGCCTTGCTTAAATTTATTCAACTAATGCAATCAATTGGATTATTTGTGGTTCCGCCCTTGTTGTTTTCATATTTGTATACTAAACAAATAAAAGGTTACCTACAAATAAACCTCACTATTTCTCCACTTCAGCTGGTGTATATAACTATTATGCTAGTGGCTGCAATGCCTGCAATAAATTGGATGGGAGAAATGAATGCTCAATTAAATTTACCTTCTTCTTTGCATGGCTTAGAAGTATGGATGAAAAAAATGGAAACAGAAGCTGAAGCACTTACAAAGGTATTTTTACAAATGCCCAACCTAGGAATTTTGCTTTTTAACTTAGTCTTAGTTGCTATTATTCCGGCAATTGGAGAAGAATTGGTTTTTAGAGGAGTGCTTCAAAAAATAATTGCTGAATGGACAAAAAACAAGCATTTAGGAATTTGGATTTCGGCTATTTTATTTAGTGCTATGCACCTGCAATTTTATGGCTTTATACCACGTATGCTTTTGGGGGCGCTACTTGGTTATTCGCTAGTATGGACTGGTTCTATTTGGATTCCCATTTTGGGACACTTTGTGAACAATGCAACTGCAGTTTTGCTAACTTATTTAGAGCAAAGAGGAAAAATTAACACCACTGTTGAAAGCATTGGAACAACATCAGAAACTCAACTAATTGTGTGGTTTAGTTTTGCAATAGTATTTCTTTTTTCGTTTTTGTTGTGGAAGTCAAGCAAAGTTGATAAGCAAAGTCCGGTATACATTCATCGATAATTCTCGATTAAACCAGCTTTATACTAATTTAGACTTCGTTAGTTAATGTGTACACGTATTGCCATATTAAAGATGATGAGGTTGAAAAACGCTGGGAGAGGGAGGGATTAGTTACATGATCCCGTTGCGTAGGGGCTTAAAACAATTCACACCTTTGGTGTTTTATGATGATTAAAAAATACACTATCAAAAAATTTTGTATTGAATTTTCTAATCATAATAAAACCCGCTTATAGCGGGTTGAATTGTTTTGCGGAGAGGGAGGGATTCGAACCCTCGATACCCTTGCGAGTATACAAACTTTCCAGGCTTGCTCATTCGACCACTCTGACACCTCTCCTAGTGAAAATTTGGGGAGGCAAATGTAAAAAATTAATTGGTATAGCAGTCTTTTGCAATTATTCGGTCAATTCGCCGCGCAAAGATTGTGTAAGGTACTTTTCAATTTGCTTGCGAGTAAGTTTCTTTCCCAGCAAATACATTAGCTTGGCTACAGCTGCTTCGGTAGTTATGTCTTTGCCACTCACCACTCCTATTTTGGCCAAGCCTTCACTAGTTTCGTAAGCACCTTGTTTTACAGTGCCGGCATTGCATTGAGAAACATTGTAAATTAAAATACCTCTTTTAGAAGCTGCGTCTAGCGCATCAATAAACCATTCGGAATTAGGGGCGTTACCACTTCCAAAAGTTTCAAGCACAACTGCTTTTAACCCTTTTGTGGAAAGTATAGCATCTACCACATTCTTAGAAATACCCGGAAAAATTTTTAGAATAGCAATGTTGGTATCAAAATCAAAACTTGCCTTCATTTTTAAGGACGATGGTTTTTGAATCCGCACATAATTGTACTTTATACTTACTCCTGCTTCCGCAAGTATAGGATAATTGGGCGATTGAAAAGCATCGAAATGTTCCGAGTTAAATTTATGCGTGCGGTTTCCGCGATATAATTCGTATTCAAAATAAATGGCTACTTCAGGTACAACCGGCTTTCCCTTTTCTTTAGCAGCTGCAATTTCAATAGCTGTTATAAGATTTTCCTTGCCGTCGGTACGAATCACGCCTATGGGCAATTGCGAACCTGTTAATATAACCGGCTTCGCTAAATTTTCGAGCATAAAACTTAATGCCGAAGCTGTAAAAGCCATGGTATCAGAGCCGTGCAATATTACAAAGCCATCGTATTTGTCGTAATTTTCTTGAATAATTTTTGCCAATTTTACCCAGGTTGCCGGCTCCATATTACTTGAATCGATGGGAGGAGAAAATGAAATTGACGACAAATCAATGTCAAATTTTTCGAGTTCGGGCACTTGCTTTTTAATGTGTGCAAAATTAAATGGTACTAACGATCCGCTTTTCTCATCTTGCTTCATACCAATGGTACCACCGGTGTAAATCAGTAAAACTGAAGAAGTGTTTGCCATAATTTGCTTTATATTCCAAAAATTAATTGAGCATTTTTTGTAGTAATTTCAGCCACATGCTGAAGCGAACAATTTTTTATTTCTGCCACCTTTTCGGCGATTATTCGAATGTAACTACTTTCGTTTCGCTTGCCACGATGTGGTACAGGTGCAAGGTAAGGTGAATCGGTTTCTAAAACAATTTTTTCGAGTTCAATTTCTTTCAGTACCTTATCCAATCCTGAATTTTTAAATGTTAGCACTCCTCCTATTCCTAAAAAAAATCCTAATTCGATTACTTTTTTAGCCTGCTCAGCATTTCCACTAAAACAATGAAAAATACCTTTTAAAGCATTGTCTTTATTGGGCTCACAAAATTCACACATAATTTCATAAATCTCATCAAATGCGTTTCTGCAATGTATCGATATAGGCAATTTTAACTCTATCGCCCAATTAATTTGTGTTCGAAATGCTTGTTTTTGCTGCTCGACAAAAGTTTTATCCCAATACAAATCAATTCCTATTTCACCAACTGCCACATACTTTTCAGTGAACAATAGTCTTTCAATAGTCGCCAATTCTTGTTCCACCTTTTCATTAACTGAACATGGATGCAGTCCCATCATGGCAAAACAATTCGCAGGATACTTTTGCACCAATTGTTTCATCGGTTCAATGGAACTTGTATCAATATTGGGAAGATAAAATTTTTGTATACCCGAATCTATAGCATTGGCAATCATTTGATCGCGGTCGTTATCAAATTCCTCGGCATATAAGTGTGTATGCGTATCAACTAAAATCATTCTGCAAAAATAGAAAAAGACTCATGTGTAGGATTTTATATTTTTGTTGTAGCGTTTGAGATAAAGACCGTGTTGTTGTTACAACTAAAAGTTGGGAATAAAACTCGCGGCGTTTAATTGATTGATGGGAAGCTTTAGGGAATAGTTAAAATTGGTGCTTTATAATACACTTCGAAAATGAAAAAAATTCTGATTATTCGTTTTAGTTCTATCGGCGACATTGTGCTTACCTCACCGGTTGCGCGCTGTTTGAAACAGCAATTAAAGAATGTTGAAGTGCATTACTTATGTAAAAAATCTTTTGAATCAATAGTTGCCTTAAATCCCAACATCGATAAAGTATATAGCATTGAAAAAAGTATTGACGAGGTAATACCTGAACTTAAAAAGGAACAGTACGATTACATTATAGACCTTCATTACAATATTCGTAGTGTTTTAGTAAAAATGAAACTAAACCGCCCTTTTTCAACTGTTCGAAAACTAAATTTTAAGAAATGGTTCTTGGTGTTTTTTAAATCGAGAAAAATAAGAAGCAAACACATAGTTGATCGCTATTTAGAAGCTGCTAAAAAAACAGGAATAGTAAATGATAATCAAGGTCTTGATTTTTTTATACCAGCAAAGGATGAAGTTAGTTTGAGTACATTGCCTGTTAGCCATCAAAAAGGATATATTGGTTTTGTTATTGGTGCAAAACACTTTACCAAACGATTGCCAAAAGAAAAAATAGTATCAATTTGCCGCAAAATTACAGCACCCATCGTGTTACTCGGCGGTAAGGAAGATAAGGAAGTTGCTGAGTATGTTGAGAAGGAAATTGGTAGTACTATTTATGTTGCTTGTGGAAATTATTCGTTGCAACAATCGGCATCTTTAGTAAAACAGGCACAAAAGATAATTACCCACGACACAGGATTAATGCACATTGCGGCCGCATTTAAAAAGGAAATAATATCGATTTGGGGAAGTACTGTTCCCGAATTTGGTATGTATCCCTATTTGCCAAAGGGTTCAACACAAGCAAAAATAGTTGAAGTTAAAAATTTGTCGTGCCGACCTTGTTCAAAAATTGGCTTTACCAAATGTCCCAAAGGTCATTTTAACTGCATGGAGCTTATTGATGAAAAGTTGGTTCTAGAATAAGAAAATACGGGCGAAATAATTTAAGCAAGTCAAAAAAATCAACTCAACTAAACAATGCTTTTAATTCGGTAGCATCGTTAGGTTTCATGCGGCCAGCTAAAATTAAACTCAATTGCTTACGTCTTAAAGCAGCGTCATAGCGCATTTTTTCTGTTTCTGTTTCAGGAATTAATTCAGGCACAGTAATCGGATTTCCTAATTGATCAACTGCCACAAAAGTATAAATGGCTTCATTGCATTTAACTTTTTCTCCGGTTACATGGTTTTCAACTGATACTTCAATAAAAACCTCCATGGAAGTTGAAAATGCTCGTGATACTTTGGATTCAATAGTAACTATATCACCTAACTTTATAGGTTGGTTAAACGAAACATTATTTACCGAGGCGGTTACAACTACTCGTCGGCAATGACGATGCGCAGAAATTGCGCTGCATATATCCATTAAATGCAAAAGCCTACCTCCCATTAAATTACCCAGTGTATTGGTATCGTTGGGTAATACAATTTCCGACATTACGGCCAAGGTTTCTTTTGCAGTTCTAGTTTTTGCCATCTTTTTTTAATTTTTTGCGCAAAGGTAAACTAAAACTTAATAAAGCAACTGCTAGTAAAAGTCATATTTAATTAGCTTTGCAAAAATTACTTGTATGGAACTCGAATATATAAAAGCATTGCACATCATATTTGTTATTTGCTGGTTTGCCGGCCTTTTTTACATCGTACGGCTCTTTGTGTATTTTGCTGAAGCCGAGACTAAACCTGAGCAAGAGAAAGTAATTTTGCAAAAGCAATTTAAAATTATGCAGCGAAAGCTCTGGTACATTATTACCTGGCCCTCGCTAATTGGAACCTGGGTATTTGGCTTATGGATGGCGATAGACATGTATGGATTTGTGTACCCCGCTTGGTTGGTTTTAAAAATTGCATTTGTATTTGGGCTCACCTTGTATCATTTGCAATGTGGACTAATACTTAGTCAACAAAAAAACGATGTTGTTAAATACTCTGCATTTAAATTACGCATGTGGAATGAAGTTTCTACCTTATTTTTAGTTGCAATTGTGTTTATTGTTGTGTTGAAAAGTACTCTTAATTGGGTGTATGGAATTATTGGGCTGATTTTACTGGGAATATTGTTAATGCTTGCTGTAAAAATATACCGTAAACTTAGAATGCAAAAAGAAAAGAGTTAGATTAATTCGCTATTTAAATTCGTTTCATGAATTTTTAAATTGTTGAATTGGAAATTTAAAATCACTTTATAAAAAAAGCGCTTCGAAAAACCGAAGCGCTTTTTGCTTTTTCAAATAGATTCTTTAGTGAATTTTTACCAATTTGTTCATCCAATGCTGTTGTGTAGTGCTAATGTGCACGACGTATACCGATGGAATCCATTCTTGTGTATCAATTTCAAATACAGCTTGGTTAATTGCTTCCTTACGGTAAATTACACGCCCGGTAATATCCGAAACGAATACTGTGTAAGGTAGTTTTCCGTTTGTTTTTATTTTGAAATTTTGTTCAAAAGGATTCGGATAAACCTGCGGTGTATTGGAAACCTCCTTCACATCGCCTATTCCAATTAGCACCGAAAGGCTAGTTACAAGTATACTGTCGCAACCATTGCTTGTTTGTAAAGTATCGGAATAATATCCACTCACGTGTTGATAGGCTCCACCTAAATAAATACTATCGCCCTGAAATATAACCGCATTTGCAGTGTCAACATAGGATGGCAAAAGCGATAAGGTGACTGTTACCGTACTATCACATCCATAAATAGTTGTAAGCTGGTCGGTATAAACTCCGGCAATGCTTTGGTAAACTCCACCTATAAAAATGCTATCGCCTTCACAAATACTTTGTGCAGCAGTTGAGCTTACTGCTTGCCTCACAAATAACTGTGAAATTACAACGCTATCGCAACCATGCGAAGATATCAACACATCGGTAAAGGTTCCCGGATTGTGTTGATAGGCACCTTGTAAGTATATACTATCGCCCTGGCAAATATTTACATTTGTATTTACAATACTAACGGGATATTGGGTAACCGTTGTAACTACAGTGCTGTCGCATCCGTGTACAGTTGAAAAATGTTGTGTATACACTCCTGGACTACTTATAGTAACACCTCCAACAATAACGCTTTGTCCTGTGCAAAAGCCGGTGGCTGCTGTTAAATTATAACTTGGATAGAATGCTAAATTGGTATTCACAATACTATCGCAACCGCCAATACTCAGCAACGAATCAAGATAAGTTCCTGCTGTTTTGCGCCAAGCATTTTGTAAAAATAAGCTGTCGCCATTACAAATAAAACGGTTTACAGTTTGGTTTGTTGGAGGAGATACAGAAACTAAAATAGAATCAGTTGAGCAAATTGTACCTGCTGCGTTGCACTCAACCAGTTTTAGTTTATGAGTACCGGTAAACGACCAATTCACATTTACTGAATTGGTGCCTAGCCCCGAAGTAATTGTTCCACCGGTGATAGTCCAGGTGTAGGTATTACCACTATGCGCAACAGATATGTAATTGTTATTAAAAACAGTGCTGAAACACAAAGCTGTGGCTCCTGCTATATTGGTAATAAAATTATCGATATCGATATCCATGTTTACTACTATACCAAATTTATTGCCCCATGCGCCGGAAGCACCTTTCATTCTAAGGTATAATATATGCTTTCCACTAAGTACAGGAGAAGGAATATTTCCACCTTTAATACTTTCTAAAGCTGAATTAAAATTGCCATCCAAAGCAAGCATGGGAGTTGCATTTCCAGGACCTGGATCGGTATCAAAAAAATATTCGGCAGCAACTACTTTTATTGGTCTAACTGTTAACAAATTTGGTGTTATTTCAACGATGGTACTAAATACACTGCTCCATTTGTTTTGAGCATCTTTCACGCGAAGGTTAAATTTGTGCACCCCAGCTGAAGGTAAAGCTATTCCCGACTTTGTAACGGATTCAATAGCTTCATCAAAGGCTCCATCGTAAGCCAATAAAGTAGTACCATTTCCTTGACCCGGATCGGTATCCCAAAAACATTCTCCGGCAGTTATTTTTATTAAGCGGGTGGTTACCAAATTAGGGGTAATATCAACCAGCTTAGTAAATACAGGACCCCAATGATTTTCAGCATCGCGCACCCTAATATTCATGGAGTGAATTCCAACAGAAGGTAATGTAATACCAGATTTCACTGCAGTTTCCAAAGCCTCATCAAAAGCTCCGTTAAAAGCAATCATTGCAGTTGCATTGCCTTGGCCCGGATCGGTATCCCAAAAGCATTCAGCGAGTGTAACTTTAATGGCACGTTTGGTAACGCTTGCCGGATTAATATCGACAACCGTACTAAAGGTTGGGCTCCATTTATTTGCTTGATCGCGCATGCGCATATTTAAGGTATGCACACCCACAGCAGGTAGCGCAGAAGTGTTAGCAAACACTTGCTCTATTATACTGTTAAAGTTGCCATCAAAAGCAGCCATAGGAGTAGCCAAACCCTTGCCGGGATCTGTATCCCAGAAATACTCGGCTCCACTTATTTTTTGTGCATAATTGCTTTGCGTAAAGCAACAAACAAGCAGCAGCAAAATAATGCGTTTATAATTTGTTTTCATAGTTTATATCTTAAAACAAATTACTACCTGTCGTATCCACTAGCTTTCACATTCAAAGTATTTCCGGATCGAATATTAAATGGAAAAGCAACAGAATAAATACGTGCTCCTCCGCTGTGTAATGGGAAATAATTGGCCAATGAAAAGGAACCTCCGTAAGCGCCTGCATCGCCAACAGTTAAATCCAAATCATAAAAAGGATTAGCCGGATTACCTCCATCAATAGCCGTATTACCAGGATTTAAAACGCCTGTAAGCAAATTAATACCGACAGTTGAATTAATTGTATTATTTCCTGAAAAGGTTAAATTTCCTGATATTGGATTATTAAAGCCATTATCTATATGATTGTAATAAGCATTGGCCTGACCATTTAAATTATTAACGTTAATGCCGAATTTAGTTCCACTATTGAATGCATCAATTACATTATTCATAATCTCAACGATAGCATTAGTAGGCACTGTTGATATAGTTACGCCATAGTTAGAAAAACTATATACTTCTCCATAAATAGTGTTGTTATAAATAAGATTAGCAATGGTAGTATTGGGGAAGGTTAACATATAAATTCCTGCATACTGATGTATAATAAAATTATTTTTAATGTAAGCAACAGAAGCACTTGAATTCCAATACAAAGAAGTTATACCGTTTACATTTCCCTTTATTGTATTACCAACAATATATACTGTATCGTTCTGAAAACTGGAACTATTTGTAACATTCACAACTTCAGAAGCTGAACTCCCGCCATTGTTAAGGTTGTTACCAATAATACTTCCTGAACTTATATAAACTCTTCCGCCAAGCATTGTACAACCGGCTATAGTAGTGTTAAAGTCAACAGTATTGAGATAGATACCTCCATTACTTAAGTAGCAATCTAAAATATTAACTGTTGTTGTTTTATTTGATCCGGATGAAGTTCCAGCATTAATGCCGCCCGATAAATTTTTCATGCCAATAATGGAAATTTTTCTACCAACTCCTGAGTTAATAGTGTAGGTTCCTTGTACTACAAAAAATGTATCATTTTCATAACTCAATAATTCAAGGCTTTTATTGATAGTAATGTTTTCAATCCAGGGAATATTTCCTGCACGATTACGAATTAAAATTCTGTCGCCATCAACGGATGCACTAATCGCCGCTGATATAGAGGGATAAGCCGGAGTGGTTCCAAACTCTTCAACAACCAAGTCGGCTGCATTAATTGATTTCGAAAATAAGCTTGCTGCAAAAAGCAAAGCGCAAAGTAATTTGTTGGTTTTCATTTTAAATTCTAATAATTAGTTAGTGGAAGTTTATTGAACAAAGATAAAAATTGAATCGGCTTACTATAGTATAATGCACTATAAAAGCCAAGTTGAAAAGATAAGACCTATTTAATCAGTTACTTTATAAAACTGGTAGCAATTTTTGCCGACATCAAACTGAGTGGAATACTAGGACCAGGATGCACGCTGCCGCCACAAAAATAGAGGTTGGAAATGTCCTTTGAAAAATTTGCATGACGTAAAAAAGCAGCAAATTTATTGTTGGATGCATTTCCATAAACTGCCCCAAAGGCGCTTGAAGTGCGAGCTTCAATAACACGTGGTTCAAACACAATTTCACATTCGATGTAAGGTCGTATATCGGTTTTTAACAAACGATTAACTTTTTCAATTATGTTTTCGCGGGTGGTTTCAATGAGTTTATCCCAATCTTGTCCTTGGTTATTTGGAACATTGATCATGGTAAACCAGTTTTCGCAACCCGGAGGTGCATCTTCAGGAACATGTTTGGAGGAAATGTTAACGTAAATAGTCGGGTCCTCGTAAATGGTTTTATCGTTGAAAATGGTTGAAAATTCTTTTTCGTAATTGTCGCTGAACAAAATATTGTGCAATCCCAATTGTTTAAATTCGTGTTTTATTCCCCAATAAAATACCATTGCAGAGCTCGATTTTTCCTGACGCAAAGTTCGTTCAGGCTTTTTTGCATTCGGAATTAATTTATGGTAAGTATTGTACACGTCCATGTTACTTATAACCACATCAAATTTTTCGACACCGGCATCGGTGCGCACTCCGGTGGCCTTCTTATTTTCAATTACAATTTCCTTAACCGGAGAAGAAAAACGGTAGTTCACTCCAATGTCGTTTCCTAATTTTACAAGTGAATCGGTAATTGCAAACATACCCCCCATCGGTATAAATGCGCCCATGTTTATTTCAAGATGCGGAATAACATTAAGTGTAGCCGGCGCCATATAAGGGCTGGATCCATTATAAGTGGCATAGCGATTAAAAATTTGCACCACTTTGGGATCAACAAATTTAGCTGCATTGGCTTGATGCATGGTTTTAAAAGCCTGCAATTTTCCAAAATTGGCAATACCTTTTGCAACACGCTTGGTAAAATAGTTTTTTACTTTGTGTAAAGAATTATGCAAAAAACATCCGCTGTAAGGTGGTACTTTTGCTCCACATCTTTTAGATAGTCGATAACAGCTTGTTCGCTTACTTTTGTTTTAGAAGCAATTTCTTTGGCAATTTTTTCTTTGGTATGATAGCCTTGAATAACGGTTCCATCTTCAAAAAAATACTGGTATACCGGATCGAGGTGTATGTAATTAAAATAGTCTTTAGGATTTTTCCCGCTAAGGGTAAATAATTCATCTACATTTTGAGGCATGGTAAAAACAGAAGGCCCCATATCAAACCGATATCCTTTTATTGTTTCCTGCGAAAGTTTGCCCCCCGGAAATGCATTGGCTTCAAAAACGGTAACCTTGTAACCTTTGTTGGCCATGCGAATGGAAGCTCCTATACCGGAAATACCGCAACCAATAATGGCGCAGGTTTTAGTGTGTGACGACATACAATATGAGTTGATGAGTATTAAAAAATCGGGTGCAAATATAAGTCATAATAAAAAGATTGTTACATGAGAAAAATCATGTACACAAAGAAGTCGTTATAGTCATACAAGTACTATATACATTGTAAAATTGAGATCTATACTGTTTATTTACAATAACTAATTTGCAGCGTTAATGGCTATCACTTTTTAAAATGGCCAGCATTTAACACTTTGTTTAATTGCATGTTAAATTTTATTCAAACGTGCAGTAAAACCGTCCTATTTACTAGTTAATTGGGTGTTAAAAAAATTGTAATCTGTTGCCGGAATATGTTCGCTAATTCCAATATTTCGGGCCATGGTAATTATTTGTCCGCGGTGATAGGTACTATGGTTAATAACATGTAGGATGTATTCATAGCGACTTAGCTGATTTTTTGCCCAGGGTGAATCTAGTATCAATTTTGCTAGAAGCTGTTCTTCAGAAAAAGAAGAAATTGTATTATGCATCTCTTCTGATTGAGTATTTAATTCTTCTAAAATGCGCTCAACTTCGTTTTCAAATACAGCCCAGCTAAAAGTTGAAGTATCCTTTTCGCAAACAAACGCCAACCAATATTTTTGAGTACGCAATATATGTTGCAATGTAAAATCAATGCTGGTAAAACTAGATGGCATTTGTTGATACAACAACTGTGTATCAAGACTTTGTAACCAAGTAACAAAGTGATTATTTGCCCATAAATTAAAGGCAGCATAGTTATCAATTAGTTTTTTTAATCCCATTGTTTAAGTTAATTAGTTAAATTAA is a window encoding:
- a CDS encoding CPBP family intramembrane metalloprotease, with protein sequence MDTSLLLGNRHPLSQLLIFLGIALLSVSIFSFIPFLLAQPLFGIDALHDQDLFSNHTTPASIALLKFIQLMQSIGLFVVPPLLFSYLYTKQIKGYLQINLTISPLQLVYITIMLVAAMPAINWMGEMNAQLNLPSSLHGLEVWMKKMETEAEALTKVFLQMPNLGILLFNLVLVAIIPAIGEELVFRGVLQKIIAEWTKNKHLGIWISAILFSAMHLQFYGFIPRMLLGALLGYSLVWTGSIWIPILGHFVNNATAVLLTYLEQRGKINTTVESIGTTSETQLIVWFSFAIVFLFSFLLWKSSKVDKQSPVYIHR
- a CDS encoding type I asparaginase, coding for MANTSSVLLIYTGGTIGMKQDEKSGSLVPFNFAHIKKQVPELEKFDIDLSSISFSPPIDSSNMEPATWVKLAKIIQENYDKYDGFVILHGSDTMAFTASALSFMLENLAKPVILTGSQLPIGVIRTDGKENLITAIEIAAAKEKGKPVVPEVAIYFEYELYRGNRTHKFNSEHFDAFQSPNYPILAEAGVSIKYNYVRIQKPSSLKMKASFDFDTNIAILKIFPGISKNVVDAILSTKGLKAVVLETFGSGNAPNSEWFIDALDAASKRGILIYNVSQCNAGTVKQGAYETSEGLAKIGVVSGKDITTEAAVAKLMYLLGKKLTRKQIEKYLTQSLRGELTE
- a CDS encoding TatD family hydrolase — encoded protein: MILVDTHTHLYAEEFDNDRDQMIANAIDSGIQKFYLPNIDTSSIEPMKQLVQKYPANCFAMMGLHPCSVNEKVEQELATIERLLFTEKYVAVGEIGIDLYWDKTFVEQQKQAFRTQINWAIELKLPISIHCRNAFDEIYEIMCEFCEPNKDNALKGIFHCFSGNAEQAKKVIELGFFLGIGGVLTFKNSGLDKVLKEIELEKIVLETDSPYLAPVPHRGKRNESSYIRIIAEKVAEIKNCSLQHVAEITTKNAQLIFGI
- a CDS encoding glycosyltransferase family 9 protein produces the protein MKKILIIRFSSIGDIVLTSPVARCLKQQLKNVEVHYLCKKSFESIVALNPNIDKVYSIEKSIDEVIPELKKEQYDYIIDLHYNIRSVLVKMKLNRPFSTVRKLNFKKWFLVFFKSRKIRSKHIVDRYLEAAKKTGIVNDNQGLDFFIPAKDEVSLSTLPVSHQKGYIGFVIGAKHFTKRLPKEKIVSICRKITAPIVLLGGKEDKEVAEYVEKEIGSTIYVACGNYSLQQSASLVKQAQKIITHDTGLMHIAAAFKKEIISIWGSTVPEFGMYPYLPKGSTQAKIVEVKNLSCRPCSKIGFTKCPKGHFNCMELIDEKLVLE
- a CDS encoding acyl-CoA thioesterase codes for the protein MAKTRTAKETLAVMSEIVLPNDTNTLGNLMGGRLLHLMDICSAISAHRHCRRVVVTASVNNVSFNQPIKLGDIVTIESKVSRAFSTSMEVFIEVSVENHVTGEKVKCNEAIYTFVAVDQLGNPITVPELIPETETEKMRYDAALRRKQLSLILAGRMKPNDATELKALFS
- a CDS encoding CopD family protein, producing the protein MELEYIKALHIIFVICWFAGLFYIVRLFVYFAEAETKPEQEKVILQKQFKIMQRKLWYIITWPSLIGTWVFGLWMAIDMYGFVYPAWLVLKIAFVFGLTLYHLQCGLILSQQKNDVVKYSAFKLRMWNEVSTLFLVAIVFIVVLKSTLNWVYGIIGLILLGILLMLAVKIYRKLRMQKEKS
- a CDS encoding T9SS type A sorting domain-containing protein codes for the protein MKTNYKRIILLLLVCCFTQSNYAQKISGAEYFWDTDPGKGLATPMAAFDGNFNSIIEQVFANTSALPAVGVHTLNMRMRDQANKWSPTFSTVVDINPASVTKRAIKVTLAECFWDTDPGQGNATAMIAFNGAFDEALETAVKSGITLPSVGIHSMNIRVRDAENHWGPVFTKLVDITPNLVTTRLIKITAGECFWDTDPGQGNGTTLLAYDGAFDEAIESVTKSGIALPSAGVHKFNLRVKDAQNKWSSVFSTIVEITPNLLTVRPIKVVAAEYFFDTDPGPGNATPMLALDGNFNSALESIKGGNIPSPVLSGKHILYLRMKGASGAWGNKFGIVVNMDIDIDNFITNIAGATALCFSTVFNNNYISVAHSGNTYTWTITGGTITSGLGTNSVNVNWSFTGTHKLKLVECNAAGTICSTDSILVSVSPPTNQTVNRFICNGDSLFLQNAWRKTAGTYLDSLLSIGGCDSIVNTNLAFYPSYNLTAATGFCTGQSVIVGGVTISSPGVYTQHFSTVHGCDSTVVTTVTQYPVSIVNTNVNICQGDSIYLQGAYQHNPGTFTDVLISSHGCDSVVISQLFVRQAVSSTAAQSICEGDSIFIGGVYQSIAGVYTDQLTTIYGCDSTVTVTLSLLPSYVDTANAVIFQGDSIYLGGAYQHVSGYYSDTLQTSNGCDSILVTSLSVLIGIGDVKEVSNTPQVYPNPFEQNFKIKTNGKLPYTVFVSDITGRVIYRKEAINQAVFEIDTQEWIPSVYVVHISTTQQHWMNKLVKIH
- a CDS encoding DinB family protein yields the protein MGLKKLIDNYAAFNLWANNHFVTWLQSLDTQLLYQQMPSSFTSIDFTLQHILRTQKYWLAFVCEKDTSTFSWAVFENEVERILEELNTQSEEMHNTISSFSEEQLLAKLILDSPWAKNQLSRYEYILHVINHSTYHRGQIITMARNIGISEHIPATDYNFFNTQLTSK